The Oceanicaulis alexandrii DSM 11625 DNA segment TCAGGCGAGGCGGGCGGCGTCTCGCCCTCCTATTCGGTGTTGTCAGACTATTTTCCGCCCTCAAAGCGCGCTTTCGCCATCGGCTTGTTCTCGATCGGCGCGCGCCTGGGGCTCACCGCGGGCTCGGCGCTGGGCGCCTTTATCGCCGATGCGCTGAACTGGCGTTGGGCGTTCATTCTGGTCGGGCTGCCGGGCGTTTTGCTGGCGCTGGTGCTGCTGGTTCTGGTCAAGGAACCCAAGCGCGGCATGTTCGACACGGAAGCCCTACGCGCCCAGAAAGCCAATGCGCTGGGCGCATTGAAACTCGTGTTCGCCACCCCGTCCCTGCGTCTGTTCACGGCCGCCGCCGCGGTGACCTCGTTTGCAGGCTATAGCCTCTATCAATGGGCGCCCTCCTTTCTGATCCGCTCTCAGGGCATGACGCTGGAAGAGGTGGGCGCCGGTCTGTCGCCGCTGTTCGCTTTGGGGCTCATCGGCTCGGTGGCCGGCGGCTGGATGGCGGATCGCGTCGGACCGGGACGTCCTGAAGCCTATGGCGTCATTCCAGGCGTCACCTTGCTGTTGACCGTGCCGTTCTTCCTCGGCGGGCTGATGGCGCAAGACGGCCAGACCACCCTGCTCTTCTTCGCCATCCCCTTGCTGCTCAGCTATGCCTGGATCGGACCGGGGCTGGCCGCCACCCAGACCATGACCCCGCCCGCCTCTCGCGCAGCGGTGGCGGCGATCATCGGCTTCTTCAACAATCTGATCGGCATTGGCCTGGGACCGCTGGCCGTCGGCGCATTGTCAGACGCGCTGCGCCCCCATTATGGCGAAGGCGAAGCCTTGCGTCTGGCCTTGATGGCGGGCAGCTCGGCCTTCGCCCTGGCGGCGGTCTTGTTCGTGGCGGCGGGCTATGCGCTCAAGCGCGATCTGAAGCGGCGCACTTGACGTAGCGGGCCGGTTGGCGCTGTTTGCGCGCAAACCCGCCCCTTTCGTCAGACGTGAGAGCCGCGCCCCATGATCCCTCGCTATACCCGGCCGGAAATGGCCGACATCTGGTCCCCACAATCGAAATACCGCATCTGGTTCGAGATCGAGGCCCACGCCACCGACAAGCTGGCCGAGCTGGGCGTCGTGCCGGCCGACGCCGCCAAGGCGGTCTGGAAAGCCAAGGACATGACATTCGACGTCGACCGGATCGACGAGATCGAAGCCGAGGTGAAGCACGACGTCATCGCTTTCCTCACCCATCTGGCTGAGCTAGTGGGCGATGACGCCCGCTTCGTGCACCAGGGGCTCACCAGCTCGGACGTGCTGGACACCTGCCTGGCCGTGCAGCTCAAGCGCGCGTCTGATCTGCTGCTTGCGGGCATGGACCGGGTGCTGGCGGCGCTGAAAAAGCGCGCTTTCGAGCACAAGATGAC contains these protein-coding regions:
- a CDS encoding spinster family MFS transporter; this encodes MSTPAPFTAKRPAARNAWTALGVLLVVYLVNFMDRQVFAVLQEEFRVDLNLSDSQLALLGGTAFALFYATLGIPIAILADRTNRIRLIAAACVVWSMFTALSGLASNFVQMLLARIGVASGEAGGVSPSYSVLSDYFPPSKRAFAIGLFSIGARLGLTAGSALGAFIADALNWRWAFILVGLPGVLLALVLLVLVKEPKRGMFDTEALRAQKANALGALKLVFATPSLRLFTAAAAVTSFAGYSLYQWAPSFLIRSQGMTLEEVGAGLSPLFALGLIGSVAGGWMADRVGPGRPEAYGVIPGVTLLLTVPFFLGGLMAQDGQTTLLFFAIPLLLSYAWIGPGLAATQTMTPPASRAAVAAIIGFFNNLIGIGLGPLAVGALSDALRPHYGEGEALRLALMAGSSAFALAAVLFVAAGYALKRDLKRRT